The DNA segment ACCAGAACCTGTTCAACGCTCATGTGGTATCCACTTTCTACCTGGAGCCACTACAgcccccatatcccaaatggtatgacacaaacgtCCAATGTGAATACCACGCGAGAATTACTGGGCATTCAATCGAAAATTGCACTGCATTCAAGAAAGTGGTCGAAAGACTCATTAAGGTGGGAATCGTAAGATTTGATGACTCAGCCATGCCCAATGTAGCAGGAAACCCACTCCCTAATCACACCGACCAAGGAGTGAACGGGATAAGCGAAGGCAAAAACAAGAAGATTAAGTGTGAGGTTGCGAAACTCAGGACTCCGTTGAGACAAGTGTGGAGGGAGATGGTTATGAGAGGTTTGATCGCGTTAGATTTTGGAAGAGAATCCAAAGAAGAGAGGAACTACGGTGAGTTCCACAATGAggtggggcatgaaatccaagagtgtGTGGAGTTTAGGGCCCTAGTGCAGAACATGATGAATAATAAGGAAATGGAATTCTATGAAGAGACTAAAAACCCCGTAGAGGGAGACATATGTGCGTCAGAGGGAGAGTCGAAGGTACAAAATCAAATAGTTAACTACCCCGTGGTTATCATATCGAGACCTAAAAATAATGAAGCTAGAGTTCAACTACcaccaagggtcataatccagaGACCTGTAGTCTTCCCTTACAAAGATAGCAAAAGGGTCCCATGGAATTATGATTGTAATGTGACAATTCCGGTGAAGGAAAGCCTGGTCAACACTTTAAAATAGGACCAAGATAGGGGCTCCTATACACGTAGCAGGAGACGTTACGATACAGCGAGTGAGAAGGCACAGCCCGTAAAAGGAAAAGCCCTAGTGGTCGAAGGGGTGAAGGAAAAAGCGACCAAATCTGAACTTCCTGTCAATGAGCTAGTTAACGAAGAAGAGGATAAGGAGTTTTTCAAATTCCTAAAGCATAGTGAATACAGCGTGGTGGAACAGCTACGTAAACAACCAGCTCGTATCTCAGTGCTGGCCTTACTTCTAAGCTCGGAAGTTCATCGCAGCGCTCTAATAAAGGTCTTGAATGAAACATATGTTGCCAATGATATCTCCGTTAACAAACTGGACCGATTGGTTAGTAACATAAGTGCCGACAACCATATCTTCTTCAATGACAATGAGATACCACCCGGTGACATGGGGTCGACTAAAGCATTGCACATTACCACGCGCTGTAAAGGGTATACGCTGCCAGGCGTACTGATTGACAACGGATCGACTTTGAACGTCCTGTCATTGACCACACTAAACAGATTACCTATAGACAACTCTCACATAAAGGAGTGCCAGAACATAGTGAAAACATTTGACGGCACGGAGAGAAAGGTGATTGGCAGAATCGAGGTACCTCTTCAGATTGGGCCAAATATATATGAGGTGGATTTCCtagtaatggatatcaagccctcataTAATTGCTTATTGGGGAGGCCCTGGATACATTCAGCTGGGGCAGTGCCTTCTTCGTTGCATCAAAAGTTGAAGCTGGTATCAGAGGGGAGGTTGATAACGATCAATGCTAAAGATGATATCATTGCAACTGTGAGCAATAATGCGCCCTATTTGGACACAGATGACTTTGCAATCGAATGTTCATTTCGATCTTTAGAATTTGTTAATGCAACCTTCATCGCTGAGGGAAGCAAAATTTTGGTGCCAAAATTGTCCAAAACCACGAGGATGAGCCTCCAGTTAACGATTGGAAAAGGAGCCCTACCCGGAAGAGGACttgggagacatctgcaaggaaggGTTGAAACACCAATGCCGAAAGACAAGAAAGACCGCTTCGGTTTAGGATTTAAGCCGGATGCAAAACAAAGGAGAAGGGAGCTGGGAAAGAAGCAAGAAAAAAGAAGAGCTCGATTAACGGAGGAAGAAATCAAGTGGGAACCAATGACATTCCCCCATATATCGAAAACATTTGTATCCGGGGGAATCATTCATCCCGAGAGAGACACGCCAATGACAGGAGCTATAGAAGAAAGGCTGGAAAGCTTAGACATCAACGTCATATGCGAAGAGGAGACCAAATGAGAGAATTTGTCGGGGATTTGCCTCTGCAAGCCTAGAAGTGTTCTGGACaactggactgcggaagagattcttGTAGCTTTTAGAACGgattcagagtaatgtccaaaacacacttattgctttaggcctaggagtaataagaatcttttgtgaaataggccgaTGCTTAAAAATGACATTTCAATAAAATACACGGTTATTATCATTTTTGAGTAAATGTTATCTCGTCATTTCAATTCCATTCATAACCATACAAATGATTACTTTCGAATTATTTTATTCTTGAAACATTcttctaaatattctttcattcgtcattcataatcatatcacGCAAATAAATGTTTCgaattcttttgattctttgtatcTGCCTTCGTCCTCATAACAGGTCCCCAGATATTAATAATACAAGTGACACTGCTAGCGACTCAGAATTTCCTTTCAAGCAAGATGTGTGTATGGATGATTCTCAGGATTTTAAAAATGACCAAGgctgtaacctatctcctgatttgttgaggatggtagaacaatatgagaaacaaatcctacctcacaaagaatcagtcgaaattgtgagcttaggagaaggacaagaggtgaagatcggaacATGTATTACTGCGGAGATGAAGCAAGACCTTATtgaattacttcaagaattcaaagatgtcttcgcgtggtcataccaagatatgcccgggttgGACACTGACATTGTGGTGCACCGACTCTCCATAAAAGAAGAGTGTAAGCCTgttcagcaaaaactccgaaGAATGAGGCCCGACGTCTTGctaaaataaaggaagaagttcaAAAGCAATTTGACGATGGATTCCTGAAGGTGGTCAAATACTCAGATTAGGTAGCCAACACCGTCCAtatccctaagaaagatggaaaagtgcgaatgtgtgtggactacagagatttgaataaagccagcccaaaagacaatttcccaCTACCTCATATTGACACCCCAGTGGACAACACGGTGGGACACTCACTGTTTTCATTCATGGATAGTTTTTCGGGATATaaccagatcaagatgcatcctgaagatatggagaaaaccacatttgtAACCGTGTGGGGCACGTTCTGTTACAAGGTGATGCTGTTTGGACTGAAGAATGCGGGGGCAacttatcaaagagccatggtaacccttttTCATGACATGATGTATAAAGAAATCAAGGTCTATGTGGATGACATGATAGCTAAGTCTCGGACAGAGAAGGAGCACATACAAGTCCAGGGAaaattgttcttgaggttgaggaAGTTTCAGCTAAAACTCAACCCCGCCAAATGTACCTTTGGAGCCAAGTCTGGAAAGTTGCTCGGATTCGTGGTTAGTGAGAAAGGGATCGAGATTGATCCAGACAAAGTTAAAGCCATACAAGAGCTATCCCCACCGtgcactcagaaagaagttcgaggctttctaggaagattaaattacattgctcggttcatttcacaactgaccgagaaatgtgaccctgtcTTTCGCCTCCTCAAGAAACATAACCCAGGTGAATGAGATGAAGAATGCCAAAGAGctttcgacaaggtcaaacaGTATTTATCCAACGCCCCGGTGCTGATGCCACCTAACCCCGATAAGCCGttgatactgtatttggcagtattcgagaactccatgggatgcgtattgggtcaGCATGACGAGTCAGGGAGGAAAGAAAAAACTATTTACTatctcagtaaaaagttcacggAATGTGAGGCAAGGTACCCGCCGATAGAGAAGTTATGTTGTGCCCTAATTTGGataacccgaagactgaggcagtatatgttatATCACACCTCTTGGCTTATCTCAAAATTAGACCccttgaagtatatgatggagtcaacagctttgaatggaaggatggcccgatggcagattctactttctgaattcgacatagtctatgtgaaccagaaagcagtaaaaggaagtgcaatagcagattttctggccagtagagccttggaagactacgagcctttgaactttgacttcccgAATAAAGACCTAATGTGTGTTGCTACCACTGAAGAAGATGACCCAGAAGAGCTTCCTTGGAAATTAAACTTTGATGGGgcatcaaatgctgtgggtaatggaatcggggcagtcttggtatccccaagagGAAATCATTATCCATTccctagtaaattggattttgattgtacgaataacatggcggaatacgaagcgtgcatcatgggtatccgtgcatccatagaacgcaagattaaagtgttagaggtgtatggggattctgcgctagtgatttatcaactcaagggagaatgggagaccagagaccccaagttgatcaACTATCGGAAACTGGTCCTTGAATTGGtcaaagagtttgatgacattacctTCTGTTACCTGccacgagatgaaaatcagatggccgaTACTTTGGCCACCTTAGcttccatgatcaaggtgaacaaacaagaagatgtcAAACCCATCCGGATGAGCATTTATGAAACTTTGGCCCACTGTTACAGTATTGAAGAGGATGAGgaaaaagatgatcacccttggtatcacaatatattacaatacatgaagaatcgtgagtacccgGACCAGGCAGgcgagaatgacaaaaggacACTGAGAAGATTGGCCATCGACTACATCTTAGATAGAGAGATTctatacaaaagaaaaaaagatcaaGTGCTATTAAGATGTGTAGTTGCTGTAAAGGCTAAGAgtatcttggaagaagtccatgaaggcATCTGCgggacacacgctaatggctttacaatggccaggcaaattatgagattcgggtattattggtccactatgAAAGGAGACTATATCAATTACGCCAAGAGGTGTCATAAATGACAAatctacggagacaaaattcatgtgcctccttcaccgcTGCATGTCATGGTTTTCcaatggcctttctctatgtggggtatggacgtgattggaccaatatcactTAAGGCTTCCAATGAGCATcggttcatctttgtggttactgactacttcaccaaataggtagaagccgcttcatatgccaacGTGACAAAGTCAGCAGTGAGCAAATTTctgaaaaaggagatcatatgtcgatacggAATGCTGGagaggattatatctgacaatgccTTAAACTTGAACAATAGTATGATAGTggaagtctgcagtcaattcaagatcaaacaccacaatTCGTCACtgtatcgcccgaaaatgaatggggcaatggaagcggccaataaaaatattaagaagatcatggggaagatgactgagacctacaaaaactggcatgagaagttaccatttgccctctttgcttatcgaacatcagtcagaacctcaactggggcaacacctttctctttAGTTTACGAAATGGAAGCAGTTTTGCCAATCGAAGTCGAGATCCCATCCCTTCGAGTGCTGTTGGAGTTAAAGTTtgacgaagcagaatggatccagtctcgatacgatcaattgaacttgattgaggaaaagaggctaagagctatccgtcatggtcagatgtaccaaaaacgaataATGCAgtcttatgacaaaaaggttctccctagagaattccacgagggagacctggttttgaaaaagattcttctCATACAGAAAGATTTTcgaggaaaatggatgcctaaTTGGGAGGGGCCTTACGTGGTGAAGAATGCTTTCTCCGAAGGAGCATTAATTCTAGCCGAGATAGATGGTAAAAACCTGCCCCATCCCGTAAATTCGGATGTCGTCAAGAAGTATTTTACCTAAAAAAGGAAAGGTcgaggtgaaaacccgcaaagggcgcttttaGAACCCAAAAAAAACAAGATGGAAaggccaatgtgaaaacccgcaaaatggcactttgagaccaaaggggtttttgagttgaaaacccgaaatcGGGCagctaaatttttaaatgtggggcatgtggtagtcttgtcctcAAAGAGGAAGAACagtacatcttggggcatcaacaaaatacGGGGGATCTCTTAAACACACATTTAGCTCGAAAGAGTCTTCGAAAAATTAGAATAGTGAAGCTtgtgctacgatatctggggcaccttttTTTTCACCTTATCAGATTTGTTATCCTATATATTCACATCAAATTCTActtaataaaattccatttgTCCATTATGATAATCTCTTTCGAGCATTTTTGTTGAAATCATAATTTTTGGACTTATCATATTCACACAAAAGAAGTTacgcatattactctgaaaagtctctaaatagtacaaggacctgaaacagggcTACTAGTCAGAACTAACCAGACTCAAAAGTGGAAAACACTGGGAAAAGAGTAGTCCAAATTATgactat comes from the Gossypium hirsutum isolate 1008001.06 chromosome A06, Gossypium_hirsutum_v2.1, whole genome shotgun sequence genome and includes:
- the LOC107963238 gene encoding uncharacterized protein, which codes for MTYRELYQNLFNAHVVSTFYLEPLQPPYPKWYDTNVQCEYHARITGHSIENCTAFKKVVERLIKVGIVRFDDSAMPNVAGNPLPNHTDQGVNGISEGKNKKIKCEVAKLRTPLRQVWREMVMRGLIALDFGRESKEERNYGEFHNEVGHEIQECVEFRALVQNMMNNKEMEFYEETKNPVEGDICASEGESKDQDRGSYTRSRRRYDTASEKAQPVKGKALVVEGVKEKATKSELPVNELVNEEEDKEFFKFLKHSEYSVVEQLRKQPARISVLALLLSSEVHRSALIKVLNETYVANDISVNKLDRLVSNISADNHIFFNDNEIPPGDMGSTKALHITTRCKGYTLPGVLIDNGSTLNVLSLTTLNRLPIDNSHIKECQNIVKTFDGTERKVIGRIEVPLQIGPNIYEVDFLVMDIKPSYNCLLGRPWIHSAGAVPSSLHQKLKLVSEGRLITINAKDDIIATVSNNAPYLDTDDFAIECSFRSLEFVNATFIAEGSKILVPKLSKTTRMSLQLTIGKGALPGRGLGRHLQGRVETPMPKDKKDRFGLGFKPDAKQRRRELGKKQEKRRARLTEEEIKWEPMTFPHISKTFVSGGIIHPERDTPMTGAIEERLESLDINVICEEETK